In the Clostridium sporogenes genome, one interval contains:
- a CDS encoding CotS family spore coat protein → MNKSEIINIVENNYDINIDSIEKIKNSYKIISNSNKAYALKIIKYEFNHFLFIMSCMKHLQYNNFSKIPEIIHNNKGLDYIKIVDFYGYVTEWIEDSRQCNYNNPVEIMMASNKLGQLHEKSKNFYITEKMKPRVGWFKWPKTFETRKDEILDFKKRILNKNKKSEFDNFYLSILEDEIERAERAIKNLCKTNYLNVMSKQIEDRCFCHHDYANHNILIDSENQMYIIDFDYCILDTKLHDLASILIRVMKNGKWDLKSAELILNSYRKESHIDKEYIPIMSAFMEFPQDYWQVGIQYYWENQPWSEEFFFSKLNKIYEDREERQEFIEEFRRINI, encoded by the coding sequence TTGAATAAATCTGAAATTATAAATATAGTAGAAAATAATTATGATATAAACATTGATTCTATAGAAAAAATAAAAAATTCATATAAGATAATTAGTAATTCTAATAAAGCATATGCTTTAAAAATAATAAAATATGAATTTAATCATTTTTTATTTATAATGAGTTGTATGAAACATTTACAATATAATAATTTTAGTAAAATACCTGAAATTATTCATAATAATAAAGGATTAGACTATATAAAAATAGTAGATTTTTATGGATATGTAACAGAATGGATAGAGGATTCAAGGCAATGTAATTATAATAATCCAGTAGAAATTATGATGGCTTCTAATAAATTAGGTCAATTACATGAAAAAAGTAAAAACTTTTATATAACAGAAAAGATGAAACCTAGAGTAGGATGGTTTAAATGGCCAAAGACATTTGAAACACGAAAAGATGAAATATTAGATTTTAAAAAAAGAATATTAAATAAGAATAAAAAAAGTGAATTTGATAATTTTTATTTAAGCATATTAGAAGATGAAATTGAGAGAGCAGAGAGAGCAATAAAAAATTTATGCAAGACAAATTATCTAAATGTAATGTCAAAACAAATTGAAGATAGATGTTTTTGTCATCATGATTATGCTAATCATAACATACTTATAGATAGTGAAAATCAAATGTATATAATAGATTTTGATTATTGTATTTTAGATACTAAATTACATGACTTAGCAAGTATACTTATTAGAGTTATGAAAAATGGTAAATGGGATTTAAAATCTGCAGAACTTATTTTAAATTCTTATAGAAAAGAATCCCATATAGATAAAGAATATATACCTATAATGTCAGCTTTCATGGAATTTCCACAGGACTATTGGCAAGTAGGAATACAATATTATTGGGAAAATCAGCCTTGGAGCGAAGAATTTTTTTTTAGTAAACTAAATAAAATTTATGAAGATAGAGAAGAAAGACAAGAATTTATAGAAGAATTTAGAAGAATTAATATTTAA
- a CDS encoding glycosyltransferase family 4 protein, whose translation MNISIDARGINWYKGTGIGTYTEKVLTNMIRETNKDSFNIYWSGENYLKFKKHNTNIILTSRKHNKFFEQTYIPYNLNNTKCDIYHIPQNGIGISESINCKIVVTIHDLIPYIMPETVGKGYLNKFLKEMPKIIELSDKIITVSECSKKDISKFFPVKEDKIEVIPLAADSKYKPLNKLYCKNVLKKKYGIDLPFILYLGGFSSRKNVKSIIEAFEKIYNKLPEEYALVIVGSKKDEGEKLYEFSRKLKISSNIIFTDFVEEQDLPIFYNGCSVFIYPSLYEGFGLPPLEAMSCGCAVIASNITSIPEVTSDCCINIDPFDIDNISISMENILKNPDLQDKLGKKAFERSKLFSWDKTAKNTLNVYKNILK comes from the coding sequence ATGAATATTTCCATAGATGCTAGAGGTATAAACTGGTACAAAGGTACTGGTATAGGAACATACACTGAAAAAGTATTAACAAATATGATAAGAGAAACTAATAAAGACTCATTCAATATATATTGGTCAGGGGAAAACTATCTTAAATTTAAAAAACATAATACTAATATTATACTAACCTCTAGAAAACATAATAAATTTTTTGAACAAACTTATATTCCATATAATCTTAATAACACTAAATGTGACATATATCATATACCACAAAATGGTATAGGTATCTCTGAGAGCATAAATTGTAAAATTGTAGTTACTATACATGATTTAATTCCTTATATAATGCCAGAAACTGTTGGAAAAGGTTACTTAAATAAATTTTTAAAAGAAATGCCTAAAATAATTGAACTATCTGATAAAATAATAACTGTATCTGAATGTTCAAAAAAAGATATATCAAAATTTTTCCCTGTAAAAGAAGATAAAATTGAAGTTATCCCTTTAGCAGCTGATTCTAAATATAAGCCTTTAAATAAATTATATTGTAAAAATGTACTTAAAAAAAAATATGGAATAGATTTACCTTTTATTTTATATTTAGGAGGCTTTAGTTCAAGAAAAAATGTTAAGTCCATAATAGAAGCTTTTGAAAAAATATATAACAAGTTACCTGAAGAATATGCTTTAGTTATAGTAGGTTCTAAAAAAGATGAAGGGGAAAAATTATATGAATTTAGTCGTAAACTTAAAATAAGTTCTAATATAATTTTTACAGATTTTGTAGAGGAACAAGACTTACCTATATTTTATAATGGTTGTAGTGTATTTATTTATCCTTCATTATATGAGGGCTTTGGTCTTCCTCCACTTGAAGCTATGAGTTGTGGTTGTGCTGTCATAGCTTCTAATATTACCTCTATTCCAGAAGTTACTTCTGATTGCTGTATTAATATAGATCCTTTTGATATTGATAATATATCAATATCAATGGAAAATATATTAAAAAATCCAGACTTGCAAGATAAACTAGGTAAAAAAGCTTTTGAAAGATCTAAACTTTTTTCGTGGGATAAAACTGCAAAAAATACCTTAAATGTATATAAAAATATTTTAAAATAA
- a CDS encoding ABC transporter substrate-binding protein: MKKKKLIYIGIILILIIATILVILSRQNDTKNFTKHKLVVWGDVKLNQAMNEGVKAFKEKYPNVEVEFYNKNKENMIDEFSKIKDKNSYPNIICLEDKDTKEFGERYYKDIILLNDLMKNTIKDFVPCKRDMVKLYDNFIAAPYTVEPVALYYRKDLLEKYDINSEDIKTWDDFIKVGEEIYKKSNGKVKMISFNKKDNSMLEVLLNEKGIYYFDKDSNLQIDQPNYIDAFNILKRIELANIDFNNKGDFKSFVNNTNAVCIPYNSELANYLVKERKKESGKWEIMKLPSFEIGGKNSAIAGGTSIVAIKSCKESKDKLSMELVRNITLNKQSLNKGFLNYGQFPSYKPTYEYTKFFQNVNYFNDEKIWRIFVDIASKAPNINYTQNYNYVKKVMIDFKKDLLNSKDLQKDLSGIKVFINSITK; the protein is encoded by the coding sequence ATGAAGAAAAAGAAACTTATTTACATAGGTATTATTTTAATATTAATAATAGCTACTATATTAGTTATCTTAAGTAGACAAAACGATACTAAAAATTTTACAAAACATAAATTAGTTGTATGGGGAGATGTTAAACTTAATCAAGCTATGAACGAAGGAGTTAAAGCCTTTAAAGAAAAATATCCTAATGTAGAAGTAGAATTTTATAATAAAAATAAGGAAAATATGATAGATGAATTTTCCAAAATAAAAGATAAAAATTCTTATCCTAATATAATATGTTTAGAGGATAAAGATACAAAAGAATTTGGAGAGAGATACTATAAAGATATAATTCTATTAAATGATCTTATGAAAAACACTATAAAGGATTTCGTCCCTTGTAAAAGGGATATGGTTAAACTATATGATAACTTTATTGCAGCTCCTTACACAGTAGAGCCTGTAGCTTTATATTATAGAAAAGATTTATTAGAAAAGTATGATATAAATAGTGAAGATATAAAAACTTGGGATGATTTTATAAAAGTTGGTGAGGAAATATATAAAAAAAGTAATGGAAAAGTAAAAATGATATCATTTAATAAAAAAGACAATAGTATGCTTGAAGTTTTATTAAATGAAAAAGGAATTTACTATTTTGATAAAGATAGTAATTTACAAATAGATCAACCTAATTACATAGATGCCTTTAATATTTTAAAGAGAATAGAACTTGCTAATATTGATTTTAATAATAAAGGAGACTTTAAATCCTTTGTTAATAATACTAATGCAGTATGCATTCCATATAATTCTGAGCTAGCTAATTATTTGGTGAAAGAAAGAAAAAAAGAAAGTGGGAAATGGGAAATAATGAAATTACCTTCTTTTGAAATAGGGGGTAAGAACTCTGCAATTGCAGGAGGAACATCTATTGTGGCAATAAAATCTTGCAAGGAATCTAAAGATAAGTTATCAATGGAATTGGTAAGAAATATAACATTAAATAAGCAAAGTTTAAATAAGGGATTTTTAAATTACGGTCAATTTCCATCTTATAAACCAACTTATGAGTATACTAAATTTTTTCAAAATGTAAACTATTTTAATGATGAAAAGATTTGGAGAATTTTTGTTGATATAGCATCCAAAGCTCCGAATATAAATTATACTCAAAATTACAATTATGTGAAAAAAGTTATGATAGATTTTAAAAAGGATTTACTAAATAGTAAGGATTTACAAAAGGATTTGAGTGGTATAAAAGTTTTTATTAATAGTATAACAAAATAA
- a CDS encoding radical SAM protein, with amino-acid sequence MKVIKLLEKSAKDKMVKTAAGLLTTNPEKNVDRLFTLIEKTIAKDEDNLKRLKVVEDEYYNNPSTHEFVQNLFKTTDKNCMQKFFTNFFANAVWYGMPKREKLFKEEDIKTPFVILISPSMRCNLRCTGCYAANYSKEDDIPYEEVDRIIKEARDIGIYYFIVLGGEPFFNEYMLDIYEKYNDCIFTPFTNGTLFDEELADRVQKLGNIIPMFSLEGFEKETDARRGKGVFKKVMHGMDLLKERGVLFGVSTATGRNNIDTVISDEFINMLIEKGAKMSWYFIFMPVGEDPDFNLMLTPEQRIYLGKKVREIRNDKPYFAIDFFNDAPYVGGCIAGKYYCHINSHEDVEPCIFAHFATDNLKNKKLIDVFKGPFFKELRNRQPYNDNLLKPCMMIDNPKVIREIASKTGAKPTDKGAEMMLHDEVFKSKLDKLAKDFDPLAEKAWKEDFHEKGNYEMSKG; translated from the coding sequence ATGAAAGTCATAAAATTACTAGAAAAATCTGCTAAGGATAAGATGGTAAAGACGGCAGCAGGTTTACTTACTACAAACCCCGAAAAAAATGTAGACAGATTATTTACATTAATAGAAAAGACTATAGCTAAAGATGAAGATAATTTAAAAAGGTTAAAGGTTGTAGAAGACGAATATTATAATAATCCATCAACTCATGAATTTGTACAAAATCTATTTAAAACTACAGATAAGAATTGCATGCAAAAGTTTTTTACAAACTTTTTTGCAAATGCTGTTTGGTATGGCATGCCAAAGAGAGAGAAACTTTTTAAAGAAGAGGATATAAAAACGCCTTTCGTAATATTGATAAGCCCGTCTATGAGATGCAATTTGAGATGCACAGGTTGTTATGCTGCAAATTATAGTAAGGAAGATGATATACCCTATGAAGAAGTAGATAGAATAATTAAAGAAGCTAGAGATATTGGAATATACTATTTTATAGTCTTAGGTGGAGAGCCGTTTTTTAATGAATATATGTTAGATATTTATGAAAAATACAATGATTGTATTTTTACTCCTTTTACAAATGGAACTTTATTTGATGAAGAATTAGCAGACAGAGTTCAAAAATTGGGAAATATAATACCAATGTTTTCATTAGAAGGATTTGAAAAAGAAACAGATGCAAGAAGAGGAAAAGGTGTATTTAAAAAAGTTATGCATGGAATGGATCTATTAAAAGAAAGAGGAGTTTTGTTTGGAGTTTCTACGGCTACAGGTAGAAATAATATAGATACGGTAATATCGGATGAATTTATTAATATGTTAATAGAAAAGGGCGCTAAAATGAGCTGGTATTTTATATTTATGCCAGTAGGCGAAGATCCGGATTTTAATTTAATGTTGACACCAGAACAAAGAATATATCTAGGGAAAAAAGTTAGAGAAATTAGGAATGATAAACCATATTTTGCTATAGATTTCTTTAATGATGCTCCATATGTTGGTGGATGCATAGCTGGAAAATATTATTGTCATATAAATTCCCATGAAGATGTAGAGCCATGTATATTTGCTCATTTTGCTACAGACAATTTAAAAAATAAAAAATTAATAGATGTATTTAAGGGGCCTTTCTTTAAGGAATTACGTAATAGACAGCCATATAATGATAACTTGCTAAAACCATGCATGATGATAGATAATCCTAAGGTTATAAGAGAAATTGCAAGTAAAACTGGAGCAAAACCAACAGATAAGGGAGCAGAAATGATGCTTCATGATGAAGTATTTAAAAGTAAGCTAGATAAATTAGCAAAAGATTTTGATCCTCTAGCAGAAAAAGCTTGGAAAGAGGATTTTCATGAAAAAGGAAATTACGAAATGTCAAAAGGTTAA
- the larB gene encoding nickel pincer cofactor biosynthesis protein LarB has translation MNTEDIKKLLLDIKSDKISLEDGVNILQDLPFKDLGYAKIDNHREIRVGYPEVIYCAGKTVEQIKGIIEFMLTKENNILGTRATKEAYEEVKKICPDAEYNELARTIVIKKRELKSKGGYIAVVTAGTSDIPVSEEAAVTAEIFGNKVERIYDVGVAGIHRLFDKLELIRDARVVVVAAGMEGALASVVGGLVDKPVIAVPTSIGYGANFHGLSALLSMLNSCASGVSVVNIDNGFGAGYLASMINNL, from the coding sequence ATGAATACAGAAGATATTAAAAAATTATTATTAGATATTAAAAGTGATAAAATTTCATTAGAAGATGGAGTGAATATATTACAAGATCTTCCTTTTAAGGATTTAGGATATGCTAAAATAGATAATCATAGAGAAATAAGGGTGGGATATCCGGAAGTTATATATTGTGCTGGAAAAACTGTAGAGCAAATAAAAGGTATAATAGAATTTATGCTTACCAAAGAAAATAATATATTAGGTACAAGGGCTACAAAAGAAGCTTACGAAGAAGTTAAAAAGATATGTCCAGATGCAGAATATAATGAATTAGCTAGAACTATAGTTATTAAAAAAAGAGAATTGAAATCTAAGGGTGGATACATAGCTGTGGTTACAGCTGGAACTTCTGATATACCTGTTTCTGAGGAGGCAGCAGTTACAGCAGAAATATTTGGAAATAAAGTTGAAAGAATTTATGATGTAGGTGTAGCTGGGATTCATAGATTATTTGATAAATTAGAATTAATAAGAGATGCTAGAGTTGTTGTTGTTGCGGCAGGAATGGAAGGGGCATTGGCTAGCGTTGTAGGGGGCTTAGTGGATAAACCTGTAATTGCAGTACCAACAAGTATAGGATATGGAGCTAATTTTCATGGTCTCTCTGCATTATTATCTATGTTAAATAGTTGTGCAAGTGGTGTAAGTGTTGTTAATATTGATAATGGTTTTGGAGCAGGATATTTGGCTAGTATGATAAATAATTTGTAA
- the larE gene encoding ATP-dependent sacrificial sulfur transferase LarE, whose translation MDVNNKYNNLINYLRGLQSVAVAFSGGVDSTLLLKAAKDALGDKAISITVVASYIPKWEIKEAKELADDIGIKSYFIEVPMFEEIRFNPEDRCYKCKKSVFNKIKDLAKEQGIKYIVDGTNADDTKDYRPGMKALKELEVKSPLLENFINKEEIRILSKELKLDTWNKPAYACLLSRIPYNQEIKKEDLIRIEKAEVYMMKLGFRAVRVRSHGDLARIEVPQNVRVKLFNESILDKISKEFKKLGFKYVTVDIEGYKMGSLNAEINIK comes from the coding sequence ATGGATGTAAATAATAAGTATAATAATCTTATTAACTATTTAAGGGGGTTACAGAGTGTAGCAGTAGCTTTTTCTGGTGGAGTTGATAGTACATTATTATTAAAGGCAGCAAAAGACGCTTTAGGAGATAAGGCTATTTCTATTACTGTAGTAGCATCTTATATACCAAAGTGGGAAATAAAAGAGGCTAAAGAATTAGCAGATGATATAGGAATAAAATCATATTTTATAGAAGTACCAATGTTTGAAGAAATAAGATTTAATCCAGAAGATAGATGTTATAAATGTAAAAAGAGTGTTTTTAATAAAATAAAAGATTTAGCGAAAGAACAGGGAATTAAATATATAGTAGATGGAACTAATGCAGACGATACTAAAGACTATAGACCAGGTATGAAAGCTTTAAAAGAATTAGAAGTAAAGAGTCCTCTTCTAGAAAATTTTATTAATAAAGAAGAAATAAGAATTTTGTCTAAAGAGTTAAAGCTAGATACTTGGAATAAACCTGCGTATGCATGTCTTTTATCTAGAATCCCTTATAATCAAGAGATAAAAAAAGAAGATTTAATTAGAATAGAAAAAGCAGAAGTATATATGATGAAATTAGGTTTTAGAGCAGTAAGAGTAAGAAGTCATGGAGATTTAGCTAGAATAGAAGTTCCTCAAAATGTAAGAGTAAAGTTGTTTAATGAGTCGATTTTAGATAAAATATCAAAAGAATTTAAAAAATTAGGATTTAAATATGTTACTGTTGATATAGAAGGGTATAAAATGGGAAGCTTAAATGCTGAAATAAATATAAAATAG
- the larC gene encoding nickel pincer cofactor biosynthesis protein LarC, translating to MKKILYYDCFSGISGDMNLGALIDLGVDKDYLLKELAKLNINDEFEIKINKDSRKGISGTKVDVILKNLCEHEHNHNHTHNQEHSHEHQCEHNHEYSHEHVHNHDHHHHHRNVMNINEIIDNSGLNNDVKKVSKEIFLEVAKAEGKVHNKSLEEVHFHEVGATDSIVDIVGAAICLDYLKVDEVLCSKIQVGSGFVKCAHGTMPVPAPATAEILKDIPMVSSEEIPFEATTPTGAAIVASTVCNFTQNKNFDIKKVGYGIGGKDLSDIPNVLRVFIAEYKDQEEKDIEKEEAIILECNIDDMNSEIYEYVINKLLYEGASDAYITPIIMKKTRPAVKLTVLCKNKLENVMKEIMFKETTTLGIRKYYVEKSMLKRKIEKVKTIYGEVSIKKSYLKGNILNSKPEYEDCKKIALENHISIKDVYEEVNKYKE from the coding sequence ATGAAAAAAATATTATATTATGACTGTTTTTCAGGAATAAGTGGAGATATGAATTTAGGCGCTTTAATAGACTTAGGTGTAGATAAAGACTATTTATTAAAAGAATTAGCTAAACTTAATATTAATGATGAATTTGAAATTAAAATTAATAAAGATTCAAGAAAAGGTATATCAGGAACAAAAGTTGATGTTATATTAAAAAATTTATGTGAACATGAACACAACCATAACCATACACATAATCAGGAACATAGCCATGAGCACCAGTGTGAGCATAATCATGAGTATAGTCATGAACATGTACATAATCATGATCATCACCATCACCATAGAAATGTGATGAATATAAATGAAATAATAGATAATAGTGGATTAAATAATGATGTTAAAAAAGTTAGTAAAGAAATATTTTTAGAAGTAGCCAAGGCTGAAGGTAAAGTACATAATAAATCTTTAGAAGAAGTTCATTTTCATGAAGTTGGGGCAACAGACTCTATAGTAGATATAGTTGGCGCTGCTATATGTTTAGATTATTTAAAAGTAGATGAAGTGTTATGTTCAAAAATTCAAGTGGGATCTGGATTTGTAAAATGCGCTCACGGAACAATGCCAGTTCCAGCTCCAGCTACAGCAGAAATATTAAAAGATATACCAATGGTATCTTCAGAGGAAATACCTTTTGAAGCCACTACTCCTACAGGAGCAGCAATAGTAGCTTCCACAGTATGTAATTTTACACAAAACAAGAATTTTGATATTAAAAAAGTTGGTTATGGTATAGGGGGAAAAGATTTATCAGATATACCTAATGTATTAAGAGTTTTTATAGCAGAGTATAAAGATCAGGAAGAAAAGGATATTGAAAAAGAAGAAGCTATAATATTAGAATGCAATATAGATGATATGAATTCTGAAATTTATGAGTATGTGATTAATAAGTTGCTTTATGAGGGAGCATCAGATGCATATATTACACCAATAATAATGAAAAAAACTAGACCAGCTGTTAAATTAACAGTTTTATGTAAAAATAAATTAGAAAATGTCATGAAGGAAATTATGTTTAAAGAAACTACTACATTAGGAATAAGAAAATATTATGTAGAAAAATCTATGCTAAAGAGAAAAATAGAAAAAGTAAAAACCATATATGGAGAAGTTTCTATAAAAAAATCTTATTTAAAAGGTAATATATTAAATAGCAAACCAGAATATGAGGATTGCAAAAAAATTGCACTGGAAAACCACATATCTATAAAAGATGTTTATGAGGAAGTTAATAAATATAAGGAGTAA
- a CDS encoding mannose-1-phosphate guanylyltransferase: MLYALILAGGKGTRLYPLSRSENPKQFLKIINNKSFLRATVDRIKPLVNNDNIYIVTNEEYMEKIYEELPEIKKENIFAEPYNRETATCIGLSAVKLLKKDKDASMIVLPSDHYIEDEKEFTDVIKQGVDIVEKRRGLVTIGIKPLRPETGYGYIKMGDKVNRQSSTYKVERFLEKPNLEIARDLISSEEYLWNSGMFIWRADVYLREMEKYLPKIYKSMMRIYANIDTAEEEKVIREEYEIIEGISVDFGIMQKTRKAYVIKSNFKWDDMGSFTALSRFLNNYGNNTICGNSYLKESENCSVIAKDKLVIGFGVKDLVIVDGGDVLLIMDKYKDQEIKHLVQELKENENLKKYI; this comes from the coding sequence GTGTTATATGCATTAATACTTGCAGGTGGAAAAGGAACAAGGCTATACCCATTATCACGATCAGAAAACCCAAAGCAGTTTTTAAAGATAATAAATAATAAAAGTTTTTTAAGAGCAACTGTAGATAGAATAAAACCATTAGTAAATAATGATAATATATATATAGTAACTAACGAGGAATATATGGAGAAAATATATGAAGAATTACCAGAAATAAAAAAAGAAAATATATTTGCAGAACCCTATAATAGAGAAACTGCTACCTGTATAGGTCTTTCTGCTGTAAAACTTTTAAAAAAGGATAAAGATGCATCCATGATAGTGTTACCTTCGGATCATTATATAGAGGATGAGAAAGAATTTACTGATGTAATAAAGCAGGGTGTAGATATAGTAGAAAAAAGAAGAGGACTAGTAACTATAGGTATAAAGCCATTAAGACCAGAAACAGGATATGGATATATAAAAATGGGAGATAAGGTTAATAGACAAAGCTCTACTTATAAAGTAGAAAGATTCTTAGAAAAGCCTAATTTAGAAATAGCAAGAGATTTAATATCAAGTGAAGAGTATCTATGGAATAGTGGAATGTTTATATGGAGAGCAGATGTCTATTTAAGAGAAATGGAAAAATATCTGCCTAAAATATATAAAAGTATGATGAGAATATATGCTAATATAGATACAGCTGAGGAAGAAAAAGTAATTAGAGAAGAATATGAAATAATAGAAGGGATATCTGTAGATTTTGGTATTATGCAAAAGACCAGAAAAGCATATGTTATAAAGAGTAATTTTAAATGGGATGATATGGGTAGTTTTACTGCACTTAGTAGATTCCTAAATAATTATGGAAATAATACTATATGTGGAAATAGCTATTTAAAAGAAAGTGAAAATTGTTCTGTAATTGCAAAGGATAAATTAGTGATAGGATTTGGAGTAAAAGACTTAGTTATAGTAGATGGTGGAGATGTATTGCTTATAATGGACAAATATAAAGATCAAGAAATTAAGCATTTAGTGCAAGAGTTAAAAGAAAACGAGAACTTAAAAAAATATATATAA